In Canis lupus baileyi chromosome X, mCanLup2.hap1, whole genome shotgun sequence, one DNA window encodes the following:
- the LOC140627324 gene encoding uncharacterized protein: MSLGKSNELWELGDDPEEAQGLLNALQSTAEEEEEGQVPSPWSLPSLSSSSPSLSLYGLLGPTEEGSATEGSPSPPQSSQSANSSPSGRAARGLGQPHPTGPNSPGQVGSSGGEGQEDVVSSPYDGAAIGLGQPKPAGSYTPGEVVPRGSEGQEDADPYPCGGAASGLGQPQPADPYSPGEVVTRGSEGQEDADPYPCGGAASGLGQPQPADLYSSGEVVTRGSEGQEDADPYPCGGASGGLGQAQPAGPYSPEEVGSSPPEQQEDEQPEGSFHMKTAELVMFLLLKYRTKQPISKAQMLEVITPEFQDDFPIILSQASRCLRLVLGLDVIEVDPSEHCYHLNIILGLTWDGMVSGQGGLPKTSLLGLVLGLIVLEDDCAPEEEVWEALRVMEVYDGQEHIIYGEPRDLLTNVWVQEGYLECRLVAGSDPVRYEFLWGPRAHVETSKFQVMDYAFQVSSSLVVSSLALCEQILR, encoded by the coding sequence ATGTCCCTAGGGAAGAGCAATGAGCTTTGGGAGCTGGGAGACGACCCGGAAGAGGCCCAGGGCCTGCTGAATGCCCTGCAGTCCacagctgaggaggaggaggaggggcaggttcCATCTCCCTGGtctcttccctctctgtcctCTTCATCCCCTTCCTTATCCTTATATGGCCTCCTTGGCCCCACAGAAGAGGGGTCTGCTACTGAGGGGTCCCCGAGTCCTCCCCAGAGCTCTCAGAGTGCCAACTCCTCCCCCAGTGGCAGGGCAGCCAGGGGCCTTGGCCAGCCCCACCCTACCGGCCCCAACAGCCCAGGGCAGGTGGGCTCAAGTGGAGGTGAAGGGCAGGAAGATGTTGTCTCCTCCCCCTATGATGGGGCAGCCATTGGCCTTGGCCAGCCCAAGCCTGCTGGCTCCTACACACCAGGGGAGGTGGTCCCAAGGGGAAGTGAAGGGCAGGAAGATGCTGACCCGTACCCCTGTGGTGGGGCAGCCAGTGGCCTTGGCCAACCGCAGCCTGCTGACCCCTACAGCCCAGGGGAGGTGGTCACAAGGGGAAGTGAAGGGCAGGAAGATGCTGACCCGTACCCCTGTGGTGGGGCAGCCAGTGGCCTTGGCCAGCCCCAGCCTGCTGACCTCTACAGCTCAGGGGAGGTGGTCACAAGGGGAAGTGAAGGGCAGGAAGATGCTGACCCGTACCCCTGTGGTGGGGCATCCGGTGGCCTTGGCCAGGCCCAGCCTGCTGGTCCCTATAGCCCAGAGGAGGTGGGGTCATCCCCACCTGAACAGCAGGAAGATGAGCAGCCCGAGGGCAGTTTCCACATGAAGACAGCTGAGCTGGTGATGTTCCTGCTCCTCAAGTATCGCACCAAACAGCCCATCAGCAAGGCACAGATGCTGGAGGTCATCACCCCAGAATTCCAGGACGACTTCCCCATCATCTTGAGCCAAGCGTCCCGCTGCTTGCGGCTGGTCCTTGGCCTAGACGTGATAGAAGTGGATCCCAGCGAGCACTGCTATCACCTCAACAtcatcctgggcctcacctgggatgGGATGGTGAGCGGTCAGGGGGGCCTGCCCAAGACCAGCCTCCTGGGGCTGGTCCTAGGGTTGATCGTCCTGGAGGACGACTGTGCCCCCGAAGAGGAGGTGTGGGAGGCACTAAGGGTCATGGAGGTATACGATGGCCAGGAGCACATCATCTATGGGGAGCCCAGAGACCTCCTCACCAATGTCTGGGTGCAGGAAGGCTACCTGGAGTGCCGGCTGGTGGCGGGCAGCGACCCTGTCCGCTACGAGTTCCTGTGGGGGCCCAGGGCCCATGTGGAAACCAGCAAGTTTCAGGTCATGGACTACGCGTTCCAAGTCAGTAGCAGCCTGGTGGTTTCCTCCCTGGCCCTGTGTGAACAGATTCTGAGATAA
- the LOC140627325 gene encoding melanoma-associated antigen 8-like, with product MSLGKSNELWELGEDPDKAQGLLDALQSRAEEEGQVPSPWSLPSLSSSSPSFSFYGLLGPPEEGSTTEGSPSPLQSSQSAITSPYDGAARGLGQPQPAGPYSPGEVGSSGSEGQEDADPYPCGWASISLGQPQPAGPNGPGMVGSNPPEEQEDEQPQGTFHVKTAALVMFLLLKYRTKQPTSKAEMLEVITPAFQDDFLIILSEASICLRLVLGLDVTEVDPREDSYDLNIVLGLTWDGTLSGQGDLPKTSLLVLVLGLIVLEDDCAPEEEVWETLGVMGVYDGQEHIVYGEPRDLLTNVWVQEGYLECRLVAGSDPVRYEFLWGPRAYEETSKLQVMDYVFQVSSSLVVSSLALCEQILR from the coding sequence ATGTCCCTCGGGAAGAGCAATGAGCTTTGGGAGCTGGGAGAAGACCCGGACAAAGCCCAGGGCCTGCTGGATGCCCTGCAGTCCAgggctgaggaggaggggcaggttcCATCTCCCTGGtctcttccctctctgtcctcttcctccccttccttttctttctatggCCTCCTTGGCCCCCCAGAGGAGGGGTCTACTACTGAGGGGTCCCCAAGTCCTCTCCAGAGCTCTCAGAGTGCCATCACCTCCCCCTATGATGGGGCAGCCAGGGGCCTTGGCCAGCCCCAGCCTGCCGGCCCCTATAGCCCAGGGGAGGTGGGCTCAAGTGGAAGTGAAGGGCAGGAAGATGCTGACCCATACCCCTGTGGCTGGGCATCCATTAGCCTTGGCCAGCCCCAGCCTGCTGGCCCCAATGGCCCAGGGATGGTGGGGTCAAACCCACCTGAAGAGCAGGAAGATGAGCAGCCCCAGGGCACTTTTCACGTGAAGACGGCTGCCCTGGTGATGTTCCTGCTCCTCAAGTATCGCACCAAACAGCCCACCAGCAAGGCAGAGATGCTGGAGGTCATCACCCCAGCATTCCAGGACGACTTCCTTATCATCTTGAGCGAAGCGTCCATATGCTTGCGCCTGGTCCTTGGCCTAGACGTGACTGAAGTGGATCCCAGGGAGGACTCCTACGACCTCAACATcgtcctgggcctcacctgggatgGGACGCTGAGCGGTCAGGGGGACCTGCCCAAGACCAGCCTCCTGGTGCTGGTCCTGGGGTTGATCGTCCTGGAGGATGACTGTGCCCCCGAGGAGGAGGTGTGGGAGACCCTGGGGGTCATGGGGGTGTATGATGGCCAGGAGCACATCGTCTATGGGGAGCCCAGGGACCTCCTCACCAATGTCTGGGTGCAGGAAGGCTACCTGGAGTGCCGGCTGGTGGCGGGCAGCGACCCTGTCCGCTACGAGTTCCTGTGGGGGCCCAGGGCCTAC